The Candidatus Poribacteria bacterium genome segment TCGCCGTCCAATCCTTGTTGATAGCGCAATTCGATTCCTAAAGAATCCAAATCCTTTAGGTTTTGGAGTATGTCAACTTACACACCTAATGATTCAGCGCAAATTCAGCGGAGTTCAGTAATGCCCAGTAAAGGTCTTCGTACGCCAGCGCATCGTTGCGATACAGACTTGACCGCAGGTATCGGTCAAAATAGGTCCTTTCTGAGGTCCGAGGGTAGCGCGAGAGGGTCGTGAGATAAATCTGATTGAGTCTATCCCGCTTGGTGCGCTTCGTTTTGAGGATATGGTGGAGGAGACCGCCTCGCTCTTTGTGAGATCCACTGTCATTGACTAGTGATCCATTAATCATCATCAAGGCTTGCGGAACAGTACCGTTAAACGCCTCAACTTCCTCCATTTCACCATTATCAATGAGGAAGAGAAACCGTTCCAAATAGCGGCGTTTCATATTTTCCAGTTGACCCCGATCTCGCCGCTTTTGAAGTCGCTCAAAACCGGTTGATTCTAACATCGAATAGAAGAACTGCTCTGCTGTCAACGGCTTAACGTAGGCATGTGAATAATAAAGATCGTCATACTGGTTGCTTTTGTTTGTCTCGGACGTGCGTTGATAGGCTTTGGTGTTAAGGAGGGTTCGCATCAAGTATCGGAGATCATATCCATGAATCATAAAATCTTTCGCCAGCCAGTCAAGCAATTTAGGGTTTGACGGTGGGAACTCTTCCCCAAATCCGTCTAACGGTTCCACAAATCCTTTCCCCATAAAGTGCGCCCAGATCCGGTTGACAATAGCGTGGCAGAAATACGGATTATCCTTATTAGTCATCCACTCACTCAGGGCTTGTCTTTGCTTAACTGTTGGTGTCGTGGGCCGTGTGCCATCAAGAAAACTTGGTGGAGTGGGTTGATGAGTCTCCGGCATATAGACCGAGCCTTTGGGGGCATTTTTCAAGATACGTTCTGCGACACGTTCTCCGCCGTCCTCGTCCATTTCGCGGATCTCTTCAAGGCGGATGTTGGCAAAAAACGCCGCTAATCCGTAGAAGTCCTCCTGATACCACGCTTCAGTTTTGTGGTCATGACATTGGGCGCACTGCATCGGTAATCCAAGAAACAACCGGGAGGTGTGAGCAGCGAGATCAACCGGTGAGAGATCGTAGCGTAGCAGA includes the following:
- a CDS encoding DUF1549 domain-containing protein encodes the protein MMKALSHTRNNLLKGLLILICVSIILWNVSPSVEGRIWSSTKHLEEEIKPSKQSSDAEFLRRVHLDLTGKIPTVEAVVDFLEDGSKDKREKKIDELIGSELYLDYWTRLWSNWLIGRDDNNREQRLGLEQWIRQSLAQNMPYNQFVTALIAAEGSVEENGAANYLLRYDLSPVDLAAHTSRLFLGLPMQCAQCHDHKTEAWYQEDFYGLAAFFANIRLEEIREMDEDGGERVAERILKNAPKGSVYMPETHQPTPPSFLDGTRPTTPTVKQRQALSEWMTNKDNPYFCHAIVNRIWAHFMGKGFVEPLDGFGEEFPPSNPKLLDWLAKDFMIHGYDLRYLMRTLLNTKAYQRTSETNKSNQYDDLYYSHAYVKPLTAEQFFYSMLESTGFERLQKRRDRGQLENMKRRYLERFLFLIDNGEMEEVEAFNGTVPQALMMINGSLVNDSGSHKERGGLLHHILKTKRTKRDRLNQIYLTTLSRYPRTSERTYFDRYLRSSLYRNDALAYEDLYWALLNSAEFALNH